One window of the Anaeromyxobacter dehalogenans 2CP-C genome contains the following:
- a CDS encoding PD-(D/E)XK nuclease family protein: MPVLCLVPTPLAAVRAARRLCDAQGGLLFGPSVSTLERLVPGLLAASGDRRAVLPPLAERLLAAGAGAEAGGPFAGLHASSGLAAALAAALAELRRAEVTASDARATAEEGGLTGAAAGRLGALADALAAYEARLGALGALDRAGAARTAAAAAARGAASPETAGLDLLLLDGHVALAPAEWDLVAALMARARRSRVHLPYFPERPDLCAPAEPLLRRFEALHEVASRRDVEVVLPHVDGADRAVRPSALLAAFAGGRAAGRAAGPEGQVLALPGAGEAGEAEAVAEAVERLLAGGLAPEDVALVSPAPRRAGPALARALGARGIPFASGRGPALAEVPLVRWVREALAAAGDLGRAAAERLLSSGWLAAPGGGAVGPVLDRAGALDGRGPPAAALRRRLAALGGAAGRERAAVARAAGAVEALEAALRPLAAPGTARAHAARLSAFLDASGLRRRAARGPSAEVARDLAALAGLEEAAEAVVRASALLGEGGAALAPAAFLERLGLALEQAALPPGPEPAAGAVELSGLDEAPGLSARAVVVTGAGHGAFPAAPPPEPLLRDPERLALNRRLRRAAVAPAGARRAEATYRAFAALAAGREAVAITWAAPGPAGDGGPLAPLAAEALAAAGVELAGPAAAPEPPLARARTVRAALRAAVRAGDAGAAALAGTALGPRAADALRRGAIESARRAAVLARRPAPYAGQVDPPALAALAAALPEEWAPTRLEGYARCPFRGFLAQVLRLPDRAAADLDIDPRDEGSLLHAALERFVRGRMERHAWPPDGGEADLAEMRAAAAEVFARFEREGRTGDPAAWAARREAVLARLDRVVRAEARDHGGLAPAAVELRFGRGGPLPALELAWDGERVRLEGRVDRIDAGPGRLLVVDYKNARSGDAYADGLDPEAFGDAAFQIPAYLMAAARAFPGRPRLEATYALLRRAERLDPVALDAGDPLLAAEPPAPPPGAPDGPRPFAAAVVERVRQVRAGAFPIASRGCDGCPFGAVCRFQGTAALASRAAGDAGKDAAP; the protein is encoded by the coding sequence GTGCCCGTCCTCTGCCTGGTCCCCACGCCGCTCGCGGCGGTCCGTGCCGCACGCCGGCTGTGCGACGCGCAGGGCGGGCTCCTGTTCGGGCCCTCGGTGTCCACGCTCGAGCGGCTCGTGCCCGGCCTGCTCGCCGCCTCCGGCGACCGGCGCGCGGTGCTGCCGCCGCTCGCCGAGCGGCTGCTGGCGGCCGGCGCGGGGGCGGAGGCGGGCGGTCCGTTCGCCGGGCTGCACGCGTCGAGCGGCCTCGCTGCCGCGCTCGCGGCGGCCCTCGCCGAGCTGCGCCGCGCAGAGGTGACCGCGTCCGACGCGCGCGCCACGGCGGAGGAGGGCGGCCTCACCGGCGCCGCCGCGGGCCGGCTCGGGGCGCTCGCGGACGCGCTGGCCGCGTACGAGGCGCGGCTCGGCGCGCTCGGCGCGCTCGACCGGGCCGGGGCGGCCCGCACCGCCGCCGCGGCCGCCGCGCGCGGGGCCGCCTCGCCCGAGACCGCCGGCCTCGACCTGCTCCTGCTCGACGGGCACGTCGCGCTCGCCCCGGCGGAGTGGGACCTCGTCGCCGCGCTCATGGCGCGCGCCCGGCGGAGCCGCGTCCACCTCCCGTACTTCCCGGAGCGGCCCGACCTGTGCGCGCCCGCCGAGCCGCTGCTCCGGCGGTTCGAGGCGCTCCACGAGGTGGCCTCCCGCCGCGACGTGGAGGTGGTCCTGCCGCACGTGGACGGCGCCGACCGCGCCGTCCGGCCCTCCGCGCTGCTGGCCGCGTTCGCCGGCGGGCGGGCCGCCGGCCGCGCGGCCGGGCCGGAGGGCCAGGTGCTGGCGCTCCCGGGCGCCGGCGAGGCGGGCGAGGCGGAGGCGGTGGCCGAGGCGGTGGAGCGGCTCCTGGCCGGCGGGCTCGCGCCGGAGGACGTGGCCCTGGTGTCGCCGGCGCCGCGCCGGGCCGGCCCCGCGCTCGCGCGGGCGCTCGGCGCGCGCGGCATCCCGTTCGCGTCCGGGCGCGGCCCCGCGCTCGCCGAGGTGCCGCTGGTCCGCTGGGTCCGCGAGGCGCTGGCGGCGGCCGGGGACCTGGGCCGCGCGGCCGCGGAGCGCCTGCTCTCGAGCGGCTGGCTCGCGGCGCCCGGCGGCGGCGCGGTGGGACCGGTCCTGGACCGCGCCGGCGCGCTCGACGGGCGCGGGCCGCCGGCCGCGGCGCTGCGGCGGCGCCTGGCCGCGCTCGGGGGCGCCGCCGGTCGCGAGCGCGCCGCGGTGGCGCGCGCCGCCGGGGCGGTCGAGGCGCTGGAGGCCGCGCTGCGCCCGCTCGCCGCGCCCGGCACGGCCCGCGCCCACGCCGCGCGCCTGTCCGCGTTCCTCGACGCGTCCGGTCTCCGCCGGCGCGCCGCGCGCGGGCCGTCGGCCGAGGTGGCGCGCGACCTCGCCGCCCTGGCCGGGCTCGAGGAGGCGGCGGAGGCGGTGGTGCGCGCGTCCGCGCTGCTCGGCGAGGGCGGCGCGGCGCTCGCGCCGGCGGCGTTCCTCGAGCGGCTGGGGCTCGCGCTCGAGCAGGCGGCGCTGCCGCCCGGCCCGGAGCCGGCGGCCGGCGCGGTGGAGCTGTCCGGCCTCGACGAGGCGCCCGGCCTCTCGGCGCGGGCGGTGGTGGTCACCGGCGCCGGCCACGGCGCCTTCCCCGCCGCGCCGCCGCCCGAGCCGCTCCTGCGCGATCCCGAGCGGCTCGCGCTGAACCGGCGGCTGCGCCGCGCCGCGGTGGCGCCGGCGGGCGCGCGGCGGGCGGAGGCGACCTACCGCGCGTTCGCGGCGCTCGCGGCCGGCCGCGAGGCCGTCGCGATCACGTGGGCGGCGCCCGGGCCGGCCGGCGACGGCGGCCCGCTCGCGCCGCTCGCGGCCGAGGCGCTGGCCGCCGCCGGCGTCGAGCTCGCCGGCCCGGCGGCCGCGCCCGAGCCGCCGCTCGCGCGGGCGCGCACCGTCCGCGCGGCGCTGCGGGCCGCGGTCCGCGCCGGCGACGCGGGCGCGGCGGCGCTGGCCGGCACCGCGCTGGGGCCGCGCGCCGCGGACGCGCTCCGGCGCGGCGCCATCGAGTCGGCCCGGCGCGCCGCGGTGCTGGCGCGCCGGCCGGCCCCGTATGCCGGGCAGGTGGACCCGCCCGCGCTCGCCGCGCTCGCGGCCGCGCTCCCGGAGGAGTGGGCGCCCACGCGGCTCGAGGGCTACGCGCGCTGCCCGTTCCGCGGCTTCCTGGCCCAGGTGCTCCGGCTCCCGGACCGCGCCGCCGCCGACCTCGACATCGACCCGCGCGACGAGGGCAGCCTGCTGCACGCGGCGCTGGAGCGCTTCGTGCGCGGCCGGATGGAGCGGCACGCCTGGCCGCCCGACGGCGGCGAGGCCGACCTGGCGGAGATGCGGGCCGCGGCGGCGGAGGTGTTCGCGCGGTTCGAGCGCGAGGGCCGGACCGGCGATCCCGCCGCCTGGGCGGCGCGCCGGGAGGCGGTGCTGGCGCGGCTCGACCGCGTCGTGCGCGCCGAGGCGCGCGACCACGGCGGCCTCGCGCCCGCGGCGGTGGAGCTGCGCTTCGGGCGCGGCGGCCCGCTGCCGGCGCTCGAGCTCGCCTGGGACGGCGAGCGCGTCCGGCTGGAGGGGCGGGTGGACCGGATCGACGCCGGCCCGGGGCGCCTGCTCGTCGTGGACTACAAGAACGCGCGGAGCGGCGACGCGTACGCGGACGGGCTCGATCCGGAGGCGTTCGGCGACGCCGCGTTCCAGATCCCCGCCTACCTGATGGCGGCGGCGCGCGCGTTCCCCGGGCGGCCGCGGCTCGAGGCCACCTACGCGCTGCTCCGCCGCGCCGAGCGGCTGGACCCGGTCGCGCTCGACGCGGGCGATCCGCTGCTCGCGGCCGAGCCTCCGGCGCCGCCGCCGGGCGCGCCGGACGGGCCGCGGCCGTTCGCGGCGGCGGTGGTGGAGCGGGTCCGGCAGGTCCGCGCCGGCGCGTTCCCCATCGCCTCGCGCGGGTGCGACGGCTGCCCGTTCGGCGCGGTGTGCCGGTTCCAGGGCACCGCCGCGCTCGCGAGCCGCGCCGCCGGCGATGCCGGCAAGGACGCCGCGCCGTGA
- the queD gene encoding 6-carboxytetrahydropterin synthase QueD yields MGSPVYEISKDFVFSAAHQIRFHGGKCERLHGHNWRVRVHARASTLNRIGMVIDFADLQKLVAEVGSRFDHQNVNEVAPFDQENTTAELIARFFYREMSRRLAELEGGRVTVARVDVWENEGSLAIYREE; encoded by the coding sequence ATGGGCAGTCCCGTCTACGAGATCTCGAAGGACTTCGTCTTCAGCGCCGCGCACCAGATCCGCTTCCACGGCGGCAAGTGCGAGCGGCTGCACGGCCACAACTGGCGCGTCCGCGTGCACGCGCGCGCCTCGACGCTGAACCGGATCGGGATGGTGATCGACTTCGCCGACCTGCAGAAGCTGGTCGCGGAGGTCGGGTCCCGCTTCGATCACCAGAACGTCAACGAGGTGGCTCCGTTCGACCAGGAGAACACCACCGCCGAGCTCATCGCCCGGTTCTTCTACCGGGAGATGTCGCGGCGCCTCGCCGAGCTGGAGGGGGGGCGCGTGACGGTGGCCCGCGTGGACGTCTGGGAGAACGAGGGCTCGCTGGCGATCTACCGCGAGGAGTGA
- a CDS encoding class I SAM-dependent methyltransferase — translation MSGHGPHGGGHGHHGHQHGHGDHAPGRDRHGNPEDLAAYLAKLEGADRAGWQKPDAVVEALRLPEGGVACDAGAGPGYFSLRMARAVGPRGRVYAIDVEPRMIELLRERTRAAGVENVHPLLSTDGAPALPPEPCDAILVVNTFHHFHDGAADLRRLASRLKPDGRLVNVDFQAGELPVGPPPEHKVSREGFLAAAREAGLELAEEHAFLPYQYFLSLRRAG, via the coding sequence ATGAGCGGACACGGACCTCACGGCGGCGGGCACGGGCACCACGGGCACCAGCACGGGCACGGCGATCACGCGCCGGGCCGGGACCGGCACGGGAACCCCGAGGACCTCGCCGCGTACCTCGCCAAGCTGGAGGGCGCGGACCGCGCCGGGTGGCAGAAGCCGGACGCGGTGGTGGAGGCGCTCCGGCTGCCCGAGGGCGGCGTGGCGTGCGACGCGGGCGCCGGCCCCGGCTACTTCTCGCTGCGGATGGCGCGCGCGGTGGGGCCGCGCGGCCGCGTGTACGCCATCGACGTCGAGCCCCGGATGATCGAGCTCCTGCGCGAGCGGACCCGCGCCGCCGGCGTCGAGAACGTCCACCCGCTCCTCTCCACCGACGGCGCGCCGGCCCTGCCGCCGGAGCCCTGCGACGCGATCCTCGTCGTCAACACGTTCCACCACTTCCACGACGGCGCCGCCGACCTGCGCCGGCTCGCCTCGCGCCTCAAGCCGGACGGACGGCTCGTGAACGTGGACTTCCAGGCGGGCGAGCTCCCGGTCGGCCCGCCGCCCGAGCACAAGGTGTCGCGCGAGGGCTTCCTCGCCGCGGCGCGCGAGGCCGGGCTGGAGCTGGCGGAGGAGCACGCGTTCCTGCCGTACCAGTACTTCCTGTCGCTGCGGCGCGCGGGCTGA
- a CDS encoding thiamine phosphate synthase has translation MEVPVVHLITDRRLASSLPARAAAALRGLPPGIAAIHLREKDLCGLDLLRLARALAAVCRDAGQRLIVNDRLDVALAAGADGAHLPSAGVSPADARRLLGPAALLGVSCHSEADVLRAREGGAGFATFGPVYDTPSKRPYGAPVGVGALRAAARLGLPLVALGGVDPSRVPELRAAGAHGVAAIRAWLIGDDPAGAVRALLGP, from the coding sequence ATGGAGGTCCCCGTTGTCCACCTGATCACGGACCGGCGGCTCGCTTCCTCGCTGCCGGCCCGCGCGGCGGCGGCCCTCCGCGGGCTGCCCCCCGGGATCGCCGCGATCCACCTGCGAGAGAAGGACCTTTGCGGTCTGGATTTGCTCCGGCTCGCGCGCGCGCTCGCCGCCGTCTGCCGCGACGCGGGCCAGCGCCTGATCGTGAACGATCGGCTGGACGTCGCGCTCGCGGCCGGGGCCGACGGCGCCCACCTCCCGTCGGCGGGCGTGTCGCCGGCGGACGCGCGCCGCCTGCTCGGCCCCGCGGCCCTGCTGGGCGTCTCGTGCCACTCGGAGGCGGACGTGCTCCGCGCCCGCGAGGGCGGCGCGGGCTTCGCCACGTTCGGGCCCGTCTACGACACGCCCTCGAAGCGTCCCTACGGCGCGCCGGTGGGCGTCGGCGCGCTGCGCGCGGCGGCGCGGCTCGGGCTCCCGCTGGTCGCGCTCGGCGGGGTGGACCCGTCGCGCGTCCCCGAGCTCCGCGCCGCGGGCGCGCACGGCGTCGCGGCGATCCGCGCGTGGCTGATCGGGGACGATCCCGCCGGCGCGGTGCGCGCGCTCCTCGGCCCCTGA
- a CDS encoding thiazole synthase, whose translation MADTWSIGAHAFTSRLLVGTGKYPDFPTMQRALAASGAEVVTVAVRRLDLSKKGEESLLAWIPKGMKLLPNTAACFTAEEAIRTARLGRELEMGDLVKLEVIGDRRTLFPDVEGLIQAAKVLVKEGFTVLPYTNDDPVTAKKLEDAGCAAVMPLGAPIGSGLGLRNPYNLRIIMETVQVPVLVDAGVGTASDAALAMELGAVAVLMNTAIAEAKDPVLMAEAMRAGVEGGRKAFLAGRIPMKLHAAASSPMSGLIGT comes from the coding sequence ATGGCGGACACCTGGAGCATCGGCGCGCACGCGTTCACCAGCCGCCTGCTGGTGGGCACGGGCAAGTACCCCGACTTCCCCACCATGCAGCGGGCGCTCGCCGCCTCGGGCGCCGAGGTGGTGACGGTCGCGGTGCGGCGGCTCGACCTGTCGAAGAAGGGCGAGGAGTCGCTGCTCGCCTGGATCCCGAAGGGCATGAAGCTGCTGCCCAACACGGCCGCCTGCTTCACCGCCGAGGAGGCCATCCGCACCGCGCGCCTCGGCCGCGAGCTCGAGATGGGCGACCTCGTGAAGCTCGAGGTCATCGGCGACCGCCGGACGCTGTTCCCCGACGTGGAGGGGCTGATCCAGGCGGCGAAGGTGCTGGTGAAGGAGGGCTTCACCGTCCTGCCGTACACGAACGACGACCCGGTCACGGCGAAGAAGCTCGAGGACGCCGGCTGCGCCGCGGTGATGCCGCTCGGCGCGCCCATCGGCTCGGGCCTCGGCCTCCGCAACCCGTACAACCTCCGCATCATCATGGAGACGGTGCAGGTGCCGGTGCTGGTGGACGCGGGCGTCGGCACGGCCAGCGACGCGGCGCTCGCGATGGAGCTGGGCGCGGTCGCGGTGCTCATGAACACAGCCATCGCCGAGGCGAAGGACCCGGTGCTCATGGCCGAGGCCATGCGCGCCGGCGTGGAGGGCGGCCGCAAGGCGTTCCTGGCCGGCCGGATCCCGATGAAGCTGCACGCCGCGGCTTCCTCGCCGATGAGCGGGCTCATCGGGACCTGA
- the thiS gene encoding sulfur carrier protein ThiS: MQVRLNGELREIPDGLTVAGLLAHLGVKAPRVAVEVNEAVVTKDRYEAHRIGPGDSVEIVAFVGGG; encoded by the coding sequence ATGCAGGTGAGGCTGAACGGAGAGCTCCGGGAGATCCCCGACGGACTGACGGTCGCCGGCCTCCTCGCGCACCTCGGCGTGAAGGCGCCGCGGGTGGCGGTCGAGGTCAACGAGGCGGTCGTCACCAAGGACCGCTACGAGGCCCACCGCATCGGTCCGGGCGACTCGGTGGAGATCGTCGCCTTCGTCGGAGGAGGGTAG
- the dps gene encoding DNA starvation/stationary phase protection protein Dps — protein sequence MTTTTRTQPPATQPTRAARRDLFRSPSALPEADRRRIADALVATLADGIDLQTQAKVAHWNVKGPHFSQLHALFEELATALAGHGDDVAERAVTLGGRAAGTAREVAAASRVPELPAGTVRDLELVALLADRVEAYLGGLRAAQALAEEHGDPETVDLLTGVAADVEKHGWFLRATLGE from the coding sequence ATGACGACCACGACCCGTACCCAGCCCCCCGCCACCCAGCCCACCCGCGCGGCCCGCCGCGACCTGTTCCGCAGCCCGAGCGCGCTCCCCGAGGCCGACCGCCGCCGCATCGCGGACGCGCTCGTCGCGACGCTCGCCGACGGCATCGACCTGCAGACGCAGGCGAAGGTCGCGCACTGGAACGTGAAGGGGCCGCACTTCTCGCAGCTCCACGCGCTGTTCGAGGAGCTCGCCACCGCGCTCGCCGGCCACGGCGACGACGTCGCCGAGCGCGCCGTCACCCTGGGCGGCCGCGCCGCCGGGACCGCCCGCGAGGTGGCCGCGGCGAGCCGCGTGCCCGAGCTGCCCGCGGGCACGGTCCGCGACCTCGAGCTGGTCGCGCTGCTCGCCGACCGGGTCGAGGCGTACCTCGGCGGCCTCCGCGCCGCGCAGGCGCTCGCCGAGGAGCACGGCGACCCGGAGACGGTGGACCTGCTCACCGGCGTCGCCGCCGACGTGGAGAAGCACGGGTGGTTCCTGCGCGCCACCCTCGGGGAGTGA
- a CDS encoding TVP38/TMEM64 family protein, with product MTPLPPRPGPGARLARPAAAVLLVAAIGALAAFAPGPATRALESLRQSAPAAAAALAAAYVASGPLMIPAPLLHLAAGFALGPVSGSLVAIPASTLGACAAFAAGRWLVRERAARLAARSPALAGVDAALAASGFRVVLLLRLAPLAPFTVLNYLLGATPVPLRAFALASLLGSVPGLILSVYVGSLAADAAALRATVDAGRGGPGALILPAIGTGAILLAISWVLRRALAASAGARPPPA from the coding sequence GTGACGCCCCTCCCCCCTCGCCCCGGCCCGGGCGCGCGCCTGGCCCGGCCGGCGGCCGCCGTGCTGCTGGTCGCGGCCATCGGCGCGCTCGCCGCGTTCGCGCCCGGCCCGGCCACCCGCGCGCTGGAGTCGCTCCGCCAGAGCGCGCCCGCCGCGGCGGCGGCGCTCGCCGCGGCCTACGTGGCGAGCGGCCCGCTCATGATCCCCGCGCCGCTGCTGCACCTCGCGGCCGGGTTCGCGCTCGGGCCGGTGTCCGGCTCGCTGGTGGCGATCCCCGCCAGCACGCTGGGGGCCTGCGCGGCGTTCGCGGCGGGGCGCTGGCTGGTGCGCGAGCGCGCCGCCCGGCTCGCCGCCCGCTCGCCGGCGCTGGCCGGCGTGGACGCGGCGCTGGCCGCGTCGGGCTTCCGGGTGGTGCTGCTGCTCCGCCTCGCCCCGCTCGCCCCGTTCACCGTGCTCAACTACCTGCTCGGCGCGACGCCGGTGCCGCTCCGCGCGTTCGCGCTCGCGTCGCTCCTCGGGAGCGTCCCGGGCCTGATCCTGTCGGTGTACGTCGGCTCGCTCGCGGCCGACGCCGCGGCGCTGCGCGCGACCGTGGACGCCGGCCGCGGCGGCCCCGGCGCGCTGATCCTGCCCGCGATCGGCACCGGCGCGATCCTGCTCGCCATCTCCTGGGTCCTGCGCCGCGCGCTCGCTGCCTCGGCCGGCGCGCGGCCGCCGCCGGCCTGA
- a CDS encoding phosphorylase: MAERPSLLLAAFPPELAGLDAAPPPGWIAGVTGVGAVSAAIETARLVAQHAPARVLFVGTCGAYDARLAPGDLLSASEAVATSLDEVEGRAYRPAIERVRWPAGWALPLPAHAVAVPPAITRTAAGARALAAVGAAEHLELTGVFAACHAAGVPAAAALAVANRVGPDAHAEWKAAHAAASAALRAALEARGVLPAHGP; encoded by the coding sequence ATGGCCGAACGCCCGAGCCTGCTCCTCGCCGCCTTCCCGCCCGAGCTGGCGGGCCTCGACGCGGCGCCACCGCCCGGCTGGATCGCGGGCGTCACCGGGGTGGGCGCCGTCTCCGCCGCGATCGAGACGGCGCGCCTCGTCGCCCAGCACGCGCCGGCGCGCGTCCTGTTCGTCGGGACCTGCGGCGCCTACGACGCGCGGCTCGCGCCCGGCGACCTGCTCTCCGCGTCCGAGGCCGTCGCGACCTCGCTCGACGAGGTGGAGGGCCGGGCGTACCGGCCCGCGATCGAGCGGGTGCGCTGGCCGGCGGGCTGGGCGCTGCCGCTCCCGGCGCACGCGGTGGCGGTGCCGCCCGCCATCACCCGCACCGCGGCGGGCGCCCGCGCGCTCGCCGCCGTGGGGGCGGCGGAGCACCTCGAGCTGACCGGCGTCTTCGCCGCCTGCCACGCGGCGGGCGTGCCGGCGGCCGCGGCCCTGGCGGTGGCGAACCGGGTCGGGCCGGACGCGCACGCGGAGTGGAAGGCGGCGCACGCCGCCGCGAGCGCGGCGCTCCGGGCGGCGCTGGAGGCGCGCGGCGTGCTCCCGGCGCACGGTCCCTGA